The proteins below come from a single Micromonospora citrea genomic window:
- a CDS encoding amino acid ABC transporter permease: MSQQSVLYDVPGPRQRRITLVSSVVATVLLLAGAYFLIYKPLDAKGQFSMELWGPLVDPSNESFSLVWDRIGLGLKNTLTAAVLAIVASLVVGTLLAVLRIQLKSLTRRRFTGLATPVSYLLRGLSTLLSAVTRVCVEIFRGLPVVITIFFVARGFPEFGVTFDNLWYLVIGLTVYNSVVIAEILRSGMEGLPGGQSEAAAAIGLSPLQTTRMILLPQAFRIMLPALISQLVVVLKDTSLGFIISYEETLNIGKQIIGVLDNPIQVYVVIAVMFILVNYSLSKLAQYVQHRLSRGRKTSGTPAQNPPPAALISQAESGGQGI; the protein is encoded by the coding sequence ATGAGCCAGCAGAGCGTCCTCTACGACGTCCCCGGCCCTCGGCAGCGCCGGATCACCCTCGTCAGCAGCGTGGTGGCGACCGTGCTGCTGCTCGCGGGCGCGTACTTCCTGATCTACAAGCCGTTGGACGCCAAGGGCCAGTTCTCGATGGAGCTGTGGGGCCCGCTGGTCGACCCCTCCAACGAGAGCTTCTCGCTGGTGTGGGACCGGATCGGCCTCGGCCTCAAGAACACGCTCACCGCCGCCGTCCTGGCGATCGTCGCCTCGCTGGTGGTCGGCACCCTGCTCGCGGTGCTGCGGATCCAGCTCAAGAGCCTGACCCGCCGCCGCTTCACCGGGCTGGCCACCCCGGTCTCCTACCTGCTGCGCGGGCTGAGCACGCTGCTGTCGGCGGTCACCCGCGTCTGCGTCGAGATCTTCCGAGGCCTGCCCGTGGTCATCACGATCTTCTTCGTGGCCCGCGGCTTCCCCGAGTTCGGGGTCACCTTCGACAACCTGTGGTACCTCGTCATCGGCCTGACCGTCTACAACTCGGTGGTCATCGCCGAGATCCTCCGCTCCGGCATGGAGGGCCTGCCCGGCGGGCAGTCCGAGGCGGCGGCCGCGATCGGCCTCTCCCCGTTGCAGACCACCCGGATGATCCTGTTGCCGCAGGCGTTCCGCATCATGCTGCCGGCGCTGATCAGCCAGCTCGTGGTGGTGCTCAAGGACACCTCGCTCGGCTTCATCATCAGCTACGAGGAGACCCTCAACATCGGCAAGCAGATCATCGGCGTGCTGGACAACCCGATCCAGGTCTACGTCGTGATCGCGGTGATGTTCATCCTGGTGAACTACTCGCTGTCGAAGCTGGCCCAGTACGTCCAGCACCGGCTGTCCCGGGGCCGCAAGACCTCCGGCACCCCGGCGCAGAACCCGCCCCCGGCGGCGCTCATCTCGCAGGCCGAGAGCGGCGGTCAGGGCATCTGA
- the recA gene encoding recombinase RecA has product MAAGPDREKALDLALAQIDKQFGKGSVMRLGERPVIQTAVIPTGSIALDVALGVGGLPRGRVVEIYGPESSGKTTVALHAVANAQRAGGIAAFVDAEHALDPEYAKALGVDTDALLVSQPDTGEQALEIADMLVRSGALDIIVIDSVAALVPRAEIEGEMGDSHVGLQARLMSQALRKITGVLNNTGTTAIFINQLREKIGVMFGSPETTTGGRALKFYASVRLDVRRIESLKDGTDVVGNRTRVKVVKNKVAAPFKQAEFDIMYGKGISREGSLIDVGVEQAIIRKSGAWYTYDGDQLGQGKEKAREFLRENPDVAAEIEKKILEKLGVGVGAGDAAGGPELPPVDF; this is encoded by the coding sequence ATGGCCGCAGGGCCCGACCGGGAGAAGGCACTCGACCTTGCTCTCGCTCAGATCGACAAGCAGTTCGGCAAGGGTTCGGTGATGCGGCTGGGTGAGCGCCCGGTCATCCAGACCGCGGTGATCCCCACCGGTTCCATCGCCCTCGACGTGGCGCTCGGCGTGGGCGGCCTGCCCCGGGGCCGGGTCGTCGAGATCTACGGTCCGGAGTCCAGCGGTAAGACCACTGTCGCGCTGCACGCCGTGGCCAACGCGCAGCGGGCCGGCGGCATCGCCGCCTTCGTCGACGCCGAGCACGCGCTCGACCCGGAATACGCGAAGGCCCTCGGCGTCGACACCGACGCCCTGCTGGTCTCCCAGCCCGACACGGGCGAGCAGGCGCTGGAGATCGCCGACATGCTGGTCCGCTCCGGCGCCCTCGACATCATCGTCATCGACTCGGTGGCCGCCCTGGTGCCGCGCGCCGAGATCGAGGGCGAGATGGGCGACAGCCACGTGGGTCTCCAGGCCCGGCTGATGAGCCAGGCGCTGCGGAAGATCACCGGTGTGCTCAACAACACCGGCACCACGGCGATCTTCATCAACCAGCTCCGCGAGAAGATCGGTGTGATGTTCGGCAGCCCCGAGACCACCACGGGTGGTCGGGCGCTGAAGTTCTACGCCTCGGTCCGGCTCGACGTGCGCCGCATCGAGAGCCTCAAGGACGGCACCGACGTGGTCGGCAACCGCACCCGGGTCAAGGTCGTGAAGAACAAGGTCGCCGCGCCGTTCAAGCAGGCCGAGTTCGACATCATGTACGGCAAGGGCATCTCCCGCGAGGGCTCGCTGATCGACGTCGGCGTCGAGCAGGCGATCATCCGCAAGTCCGGCGCGTGGTACACCTACGACGGCGACCAGCTGGGCCAGGGCAAGGAGAAGGCGCGCGAGTTCCTCCGGGAGAACCCGGACGTGGCCGCCGAGATCGAGAAGAAGATCCTGGAGAAGCTCGGCGTCGGGGTCGGCGCGGGCGACGCCGCCGGTGGCCCGGAACTGCCGCCGGTCGACTTCTGA
- the rny gene encoding ribonuclease Y has protein sequence MSGFDVVILAVVLVLTVVVLGAVLLGVRTLRRLGSAPAPEDPAFIAEKDRQEQSLAALRNAADEANSTIDVAKSAAAAARAEAAAAKAEAKAARAEARRVLDDARAEADTILERAHKQAEADAEQLRATARRSGEREVAVLAATTREQAAEVERRAARMDERERLHTEEVERLAERERQLSAASAALAAREAALEQREAGLAEAEEQRRRELERVAGLTADTARAELIEVIEVQAKREAALLVRDIEADARNTAEQRARHIVVDAIQRVASEQTAESVVSVLHLPGDEMKGRIIGREGRNIRAFESVTGVNLIIDDTPEAVLLSCFDPVRREVGRLTLEKLVLDGRIHPHRIEEVYDSARHEVEELCQRAAEDALVEVGITEIHPELVTLLGRLRYRTSYGQNVLKHLVETAHIAGIMAAELRLDVPTIKRSAFLHDIGKALTHEVEGSHAIIGADLARKYGESEDVVHAIEAHHNEVPPQTVEAVLTQASDACSGGRPGARRESLEAYVKRLERIEEIAAGKLGVEKVFAMQAGREIRVMVKPDDVDDIGAAVLARDVAKQIEEELTYPGQIRVTVVRESRVTEIAR, from the coding sequence ATGAGCGGGTTCGACGTCGTGATCCTCGCGGTGGTGCTGGTCCTGACCGTGGTCGTGCTCGGGGCGGTGCTGCTCGGCGTACGGACGCTGCGCCGGCTCGGCTCGGCGCCGGCACCCGAGGATCCCGCCTTCATCGCCGAGAAGGACCGGCAGGAGCAGTCCCTGGCCGCGCTGCGCAACGCCGCCGACGAGGCCAACAGCACGATCGACGTGGCGAAGTCCGCGGCCGCGGCGGCCCGGGCCGAGGCCGCCGCCGCGAAGGCCGAGGCGAAGGCGGCCCGCGCCGAGGCCCGCCGGGTGCTCGACGACGCCCGGGCCGAGGCCGACACCATCCTGGAGCGGGCCCACAAGCAGGCCGAGGCGGACGCCGAGCAGCTCCGGGCCACGGCCCGGCGCAGCGGCGAACGCGAGGTCGCGGTGCTCGCCGCCACCACCCGGGAGCAGGCCGCCGAGGTGGAGCGGCGGGCGGCCCGGATGGACGAGCGCGAGCGGCTGCACACCGAGGAGGTGGAGCGGCTCGCCGAGCGGGAGCGGCAGCTCAGCGCCGCCAGCGCGGCCCTGGCCGCCCGGGAGGCCGCGCTGGAGCAGCGGGAGGCGGGACTGGCCGAGGCGGAGGAGCAGCGCCGCCGCGAGCTGGAGCGGGTCGCCGGGCTCACCGCCGACACGGCCCGGGCGGAGCTGATCGAGGTGATCGAGGTCCAGGCCAAGCGGGAGGCCGCGCTGCTGGTGCGGGACATCGAGGCCGACGCGCGCAACACCGCCGAGCAGCGCGCCCGGCACATCGTCGTCGACGCCATCCAGCGGGTCGCCAGCGAGCAGACCGCGGAGAGCGTGGTGAGCGTCCTGCACCTGCCGGGCGACGAGATGAAGGGGCGGATCATCGGCCGGGAGGGCCGCAACATCCGCGCCTTCGAGTCGGTCACCGGCGTCAACCTGATCATCGACGACACCCCCGAGGCGGTGCTGCTCTCCTGCTTCGACCCGGTGCGGCGGGAGGTCGGCCGGCTGACCCTGGAGAAGCTGGTCCTGGACGGGCGGATCCACCCGCACCGCATCGAGGAGGTCTACGACTCCGCCCGGCACGAGGTGGAGGAGCTCTGCCAGCGGGCCGCCGAGGACGCCCTGGTCGAGGTCGGCATCACCGAGATCCACCCGGAACTGGTCACCCTGCTCGGCCGGCTGCGCTACCGGACGTCGTACGGGCAGAACGTGCTCAAGCACCTGGTGGAGACCGCGCACATCGCCGGCATCATGGCCGCCGAGCTGCGGCTCGACGTGCCGACCATCAAGCGCTCGGCGTTCCTGCACGACATCGGCAAGGCGCTCACCCACGAGGTGGAGGGCAGCCACGCCATCATCGGCGCCGACCTGGCCCGCAAGTACGGCGAGAGCGAGGACGTCGTCCACGCCATCGAGGCGCACCACAACGAGGTGCCGCCGCAGACCGTCGAGGCGGTGCTCACCCAGGCGTCCGACGCCTGTTCCGGCGGCCGGCCCGGCGCCCGGCGGGAGAGCCTTGAGGCGTACGTCAAGCGGCTGGAGCGGATCGAGGAGATCGCGGCGGGCAAGCTCGGCGTGGAGAAGGTCTTCGCCATGCAGGCGGGCCGGGAGATCCGGGTGATGGTCAAGCCGGACGACGTGGACGACATCGGCGCCGCCGTGCTGGCCCGGGACGTGGCGAAGCAGATCGAGGAGGAGCTGACCTACCCGGGGCAGATCCGGGTGACCGTGGTCCGCGAGTCCCGGGTCACCGAGATCGCCCGCTGA
- a CDS encoding glutamate ABC transporter substrate-binding protein, producing the protein MRITRVAALAAAATLALGMTACGGDDAEKGTGAGSKSFAAGSTMERLNKAQAIKVGTKFDQPGFGQKGLSGKPEGFDVEVAKIIVKELGIPEDKIEWVEAPSKVREDVIVNGTVDLVAATYTINPKRKERIAFAGPYYEAGQNIMVKKDDTTITGPDSFKDGTKKVCSVTGSTPAEEIKKYVKDVATQLVLFDTYDKCRDALKGGQVNAVTTDNVILLGYIAKDEASFKLAGDNFTKEPYGIGVKKEDNDFRTFINDTLEKAFADGRWQKAWDDTAGKFGAELGSAPTVDRY; encoded by the coding sequence ATGCGTATCACGCGCGTAGCGGCGCTCGCGGCGGCCGCCACCCTGGCGCTCGGCATGACCGCGTGCGGTGGCGACGACGCCGAGAAGGGCACCGGCGCCGGCAGCAAGTCCTTCGCGGCCGGCAGCACGATGGAGCGCCTCAACAAGGCCCAGGCCATCAAGGTCGGCACGAAGTTCGACCAGCCCGGCTTCGGCCAGAAGGGCCTGTCGGGCAAGCCGGAGGGCTTCGACGTCGAGGTCGCGAAGATCATCGTCAAGGAGCTCGGCATCCCCGAGGACAAGATCGAGTGGGTCGAGGCCCCCTCGAAGGTCCGCGAGGACGTCATCGTGAACGGCACGGTCGACCTGGTCGCCGCCACCTACACGATCAACCCCAAGCGCAAGGAGCGCATCGCGTTCGCCGGGCCGTACTACGAGGCCGGTCAGAACATCATGGTGAAGAAGGACGACACCACGATCACCGGGCCGGACTCCTTCAAGGACGGCACCAAGAAGGTCTGCTCGGTCACCGGCTCCACCCCGGCCGAGGAGATCAAGAAGTACGTCAAGGACGTCGCCACCCAGCTGGTGCTCTTCGACACCTACGACAAGTGCCGCGACGCCCTCAAGGGCGGCCAGGTCAACGCCGTCACCACGGACAACGTGATCCTGCTCGGCTACATCGCCAAGGACGAGGCGTCCTTCAAGCTGGCCGGTGACAACTTCACCAAGGAGCCGTACGGCATCGGGGTGAAGAAGGAGGACAACGACTTCCGCACCTTCATCAACGACACGCTGGAGAAGGCGTTCGCCGACGGCCGCTGGCAGAAGGCCTGGGACGACACCGCCGGCAAGTTCGGCGCCGAACTGGGCTCCGCACCGACCGTCGACCGCTACTGA
- a CDS encoding amino acid ABC transporter permease produces MSVLIDKFDVFAGGFWLTLQICVLAAIGALILGAVVAVLRISPVPPLRALGTGYVNIFRNMPLTVVMFFAAFGLPALGSNADFLRIPGLDAVFSRLDTDLPYFRFALIALVLYTAAFVCEALRSGVNAVPAGQAEAARSLGLTFGQNLRHVVLPQSWKASVVPLGSVIIAMIKNSALIGFFGVVGDLSATADQLTSAEGYAFVPVAIGISIGYLIMTVPLGALLDRIEKRQAVAR; encoded by the coding sequence GTGAGTGTGCTCATCGACAAGTTCGACGTCTTCGCGGGTGGTTTCTGGCTCACCCTCCAAATCTGCGTACTCGCCGCGATAGGCGCCCTGATCCTGGGCGCCGTCGTGGCGGTGCTGCGGATCTCGCCGGTGCCGCCGCTGCGGGCGCTCGGCACCGGCTACGTCAACATCTTTCGGAACATGCCGCTGACCGTGGTGATGTTCTTCGCCGCGTTCGGCCTGCCGGCGCTCGGCTCCAACGCGGACTTCCTGCGCATCCCCGGCCTGGACGCGGTGTTCAGCCGGCTCGACACCGACCTGCCGTACTTCCGCTTCGCGCTGATCGCGCTGGTGCTCTACACCGCCGCGTTCGTCTGCGAGGCGCTGCGCTCCGGCGTCAACGCCGTCCCCGCCGGCCAGGCGGAGGCCGCCCGGTCGCTCGGCCTCACCTTCGGCCAGAACCTGCGGCACGTGGTGCTGCCGCAGTCCTGGAAGGCCTCGGTGGTGCCCCTCGGCTCGGTGATCATCGCGATGATCAAGAACTCGGCCCTGATCGGCTTCTTCGGCGTCGTCGGCGACCTCTCGGCGACCGCCGACCAGCTCACCTCGGCCGAGGGCTACGCCTTCGTCCCCGTCGCCATCGGCATCTCGATCGGATACCTGATCATGACCGTCCCCCTCGGCGCGCTCCTCGACCGGATCGAGAAGCGACAGGCGGTGGCCCGATGA
- a CDS encoding DUF2277 family protein: protein MCRSIKTLREPYVPEVTPADVEAAALQYVRKISGFRRPAAHNAAAFDAAVAAVAAATATLLSELEVRGGRSAGPAR from the coding sequence GTGTGCCGCAGCATCAAGACCCTTCGTGAGCCGTACGTCCCCGAGGTGACGCCCGCCGACGTCGAGGCCGCCGCCCTGCAGTACGTCCGGAAGATCTCGGGCTTCCGCAGGCCCGCCGCGCACAACGCCGCGGCCTTCGACGCGGCGGTCGCCGCGGTCGCCGCGGCCACCGCGACCCTGCTGAGCGAGTTGGAGGTACGCGGCGGCCGCTCCGCCGGCCCGGCCCGCTGA
- the miaB gene encoding tRNA (N6-isopentenyl adenosine(37)-C2)-methylthiotransferase MiaB yields the protein MTTAAASSPRTYQVRTYGCQMNVHDSERISGLLEQAGYVRAPEADDHPDVVVFNTCAVRENADNRLYGNLGHLRPVKSRHPGMQIAVGGCLAQKDRGEIVRKAPWVDVVFGTHNIGSLPVLLERARHNAAAEVEILESLDVFPSTLPTRRESTYAGWVSISVGCNNTCTFCIVPSLRGKEKDRRPGDILSEVRALVDEGVLEVTLLGQNVNSYGVEFGDRLAFGKLLRACGDIDGLERVRFTSPHPKDFTDDVIAAMAETPNVCHSLHMPLQSGSDDVLRAMRRSYRADRYLGIIEKVRAAMPDAAITTDIIVGFPGETDADFERTLDVVREARFSSAFTFQYSKRPGTPAATMDGQLPKQVVQERYERLIACVEEITWAENKKLVGETVEVLVAVGEGRKDERTGRMSGRARDGRLVHFATGANGQPGANGQHGAVGQHGAVGADGQHGEGGSPVGPIRPGDIVHTVVTYAAPHHLNADGAPLSHRRTRAGDAAEAGRAPRTPGVLLGLPTIGAPAAVPAPTTGCAAH from the coding sequence ATGACTACCGCAGCGGCGAGCAGCCCGCGCACCTACCAGGTGCGCACGTACGGCTGCCAGATGAACGTGCACGACTCCGAGCGCATCTCCGGGTTGCTGGAGCAGGCGGGCTACGTGCGCGCCCCCGAGGCCGACGACCACCCGGACGTGGTGGTGTTCAACACCTGCGCGGTCCGGGAGAACGCCGACAACCGGCTCTACGGCAACCTCGGTCACCTGCGCCCCGTCAAGTCCAGGCACCCTGGGATGCAGATCGCCGTCGGCGGCTGCCTGGCCCAGAAGGACCGCGGCGAGATCGTGCGCAAGGCACCCTGGGTGGACGTGGTCTTCGGCACGCACAACATCGGGTCGCTGCCGGTGCTGCTGGAGCGGGCCCGGCACAACGCCGCCGCCGAGGTGGAGATCCTCGAGTCCCTCGACGTCTTCCCCTCGACGCTGCCCACCCGGCGCGAGTCCACGTACGCCGGCTGGGTGTCGATCTCCGTCGGCTGCAACAACACCTGCACGTTCTGCATCGTGCCCTCCCTGCGCGGCAAGGAGAAGGACCGCCGCCCCGGCGACATCCTCTCCGAGGTGCGCGCCCTGGTCGACGAGGGCGTGCTGGAGGTGACCCTGCTCGGGCAGAACGTCAACTCCTACGGCGTCGAGTTCGGCGACCGGCTCGCCTTCGGCAAGCTGCTGCGTGCCTGCGGCGACATCGACGGGCTGGAGCGGGTCCGGTTCACCAGCCCGCACCCCAAGGACTTCACCGACGACGTCATCGCCGCGATGGCCGAGACGCCGAACGTCTGCCACTCGCTGCACATGCCGCTGCAGTCGGGCTCGGACGACGTGCTGCGCGCGATGCGCCGCTCCTACCGGGCCGACCGCTACCTCGGCATCATCGAGAAGGTGCGGGCGGCGATGCCGGACGCGGCGATCACCACCGACATCATCGTGGGCTTCCCCGGCGAGACCGACGCCGACTTCGAGCGCACCCTCGACGTGGTCCGCGAGGCGCGCTTCTCGTCGGCGTTCACCTTCCAGTACTCCAAGCGCCCCGGCACCCCCGCCGCCACCATGGACGGTCAGCTCCCCAAACAGGTCGTCCAGGAGCGCTACGAGCGGCTCATCGCCTGCGTCGAGGAGATCACCTGGGCGGAGAACAAGAAGCTCGTGGGGGAGACCGTCGAGGTGCTGGTCGCCGTCGGCGAGGGGCGCAAGGACGAGCGCACCGGGCGGATGTCCGGCCGGGCCCGCGACGGCCGCCTCGTCCACTTCGCCACCGGCGCGAACGGCCAGCCCGGGGCGAACGGCCAGCACGGCGCGGTCGGCCAGCACGGCGCGGTCGGGGCTGACGGCCAGCACGGGGAGGGCGGCTCTCCCGTCGGGCCGATCCGCCCCGGCGACATCGTGCACACCGTCGTCACGTACGCCGCCCCGCACCACCTCAACGCCGACGGCGCGCCGCTGTCGCACCGGCGCACCCGCGCGGGCGACGCGGCCGAGGCGGGACGCGCCCCGCGTACCCCCGGAGTGTTGCTCGGGCTGCCCACCATCGGCGCGCCGGCCGCGGTGCCGGCGCCGACGACGGGCTGCGCCGCCCACTGA
- a CDS encoding DUF3046 domain-containing protein, whose protein sequence is MRLTDFWSRLEEAFGSAYAASIARDQVLSQLGGRTVEQALASGEQAHVVWRAVCAAYPDRVPARLR, encoded by the coding sequence GTGCGGCTGACCGACTTCTGGTCCCGGCTGGAGGAGGCGTTCGGCTCCGCCTACGCGGCCAGTATCGCCCGCGACCAGGTGCTCTCCCAGCTCGGCGGGCGGACCGTCGAGCAGGCGCTGGCCTCGGGTGAGCAGGCGCACGTCGTGTGGCGGGCGGTCTGCGCCGCCTATCCCGACAGAGTGCCCGCGCGACTACGCTGA
- a CDS encoding amino acid ABC transporter ATP-binding protein translates to MTTGEPLIVLDSVNKWFGPLHVLDDVSLSVGRGEVVVVIGPSGSGKSTLCRTINRLEPITSGTITFDGQPLPAEGKALAKLRSEVGMVFQSFNLFAHKTILENVVLGPVKVRKEKPAAARERGLALLDRVGIANQADKFPAQLSGGQQQRVAIARALAMQPKAMLFDEPTSALDPEMVGEVLDVMTSLAREGMTMVVVTHEMGFARHAANRVIFMADGQLVEDAPPAEFFANPRSERAKDFLSKILTH, encoded by the coding sequence GTGACGACGGGCGAACCGCTCATCGTGCTGGACTCGGTCAACAAGTGGTTCGGGCCGCTGCACGTGCTGGACGACGTCTCACTGTCGGTCGGGCGCGGCGAAGTGGTCGTGGTCATCGGCCCGTCCGGCTCTGGCAAGTCAACGCTCTGCCGCACCATCAACCGGCTGGAGCCGATCACCTCCGGCACCATCACCTTCGACGGGCAGCCACTGCCGGCCGAGGGCAAGGCGCTGGCGAAGCTGCGCAGCGAGGTCGGCATGGTGTTCCAGTCGTTCAACCTCTTCGCGCACAAGACGATCCTCGAGAACGTCGTCCTCGGGCCGGTCAAGGTCCGCAAGGAGAAGCCGGCGGCGGCCCGCGAGCGCGGCCTGGCCCTGCTCGACCGGGTCGGCATCGCCAACCAGGCCGACAAGTTTCCCGCCCAGCTCTCCGGCGGCCAGCAGCAGCGTGTCGCGATCGCCCGGGCGCTCGCCATGCAGCCCAAGGCGATGCTCTTCGACGAGCCGACCAGCGCGCTCGACCCGGAGATGGTCGGCGAGGTGCTGGACGTGATGACGTCGCTGGCCCGCGAGGGCATGACCATGGTCGTGGTGACCCACGAGATGGGCTTCGCCCGGCACGCGGCCAACCGGGTCATCTTCATGGCCGACGGCCAGCTGGTCGAGGACGCCCCGCCGGCCGAGTTCTTCGCCAACCCGCGCAGCGAGCGGGCCAAGGACTTCCTCTCCAAGATCCTCACGCACTAG
- the selD gene encoding selenide, water dikinase SelD yields the protein MGVTEPVRLTRYARGGGCACKIPPGELEAMVAGLGPASGAAELLVGLDHGDDAAVVRLDERTGLVTTADFFTPVVDDAYDWGRIAATNALSDVYAMGGTPLVALNLLCWPRDVLPLELAREVLRGGQDVARAAGCHLAGGHSVDDDGPKYGLAVTGVVRPDELITLDAGRPGLPLSLTKPLGVGVLNARHKATGESFPEAVAAMTTLNRDAARAAVAAGIRCGTDVTGFGLLGHASKLARASRLTVAIDAARVPFLPGAREAARDGYVSGGSRRNLDWVTPWTDFGGTPEQVRLLLADAQTSGGLLVAGELPGATVVGELLPPGEHRLIVR from the coding sequence GTGGGGGTGACCGAACCGGTGCGGCTGACCCGGTACGCCCGCGGCGGCGGATGTGCCTGCAAGATCCCCCCGGGCGAGCTGGAGGCGATGGTCGCCGGCCTCGGCCCGGCCAGCGGCGCCGCCGAGCTGCTCGTCGGGCTCGACCACGGCGACGACGCCGCGGTGGTCCGGCTCGACGAACGCACCGGCCTGGTCACCACCGCCGACTTCTTCACCCCGGTCGTCGACGACGCGTACGACTGGGGCCGGATCGCCGCGACCAACGCGCTCTCCGACGTGTACGCGATGGGCGGCACCCCGCTCGTCGCGCTCAACCTGCTGTGCTGGCCGCGCGACGTGCTGCCGCTGGAGCTGGCCCGGGAGGTGCTGCGCGGCGGGCAGGACGTGGCCCGGGCCGCCGGCTGCCACCTCGCCGGCGGGCACAGCGTCGACGACGACGGCCCCAAGTACGGGCTGGCCGTCACCGGGGTGGTGCGCCCCGACGAGCTGATCACCCTGGACGCGGGCCGGCCCGGGCTGCCGCTGTCGCTGACCAAGCCGCTCGGCGTCGGGGTGCTCAACGCCCGGCACAAGGCCACCGGCGAGAGCTTCCCCGAGGCGGTCGCCGCGATGACCACCCTGAACCGGGACGCCGCGCGGGCCGCGGTGGCGGCCGGCATCCGCTGCGGCACCGACGTGACCGGTTTCGGCCTGCTCGGGCACGCCTCCAAACTGGCCCGGGCGAGCCGGCTGACGGTGGCGATCGACGCCGCCCGGGTGCCGTTCCTTCCCGGCGCGCGGGAGGCGGCGCGCGACGGGTACGTCAGCGGCGGCAGCCGCCGCAACCTGGACTGGGTGACGCCCTGGACCGACTTCGGCGGCACACCCGAGCAGGTGCGGCTGCTGCTGGCCGACGCGCAGACCTCGGGCGGCCTGCTGGTGGCGGGCGAACTGCCCGGCGCGACGGTGGTGGGCGAGCTGCTGCCGCCCGGCGAGCACCGGTTGATCGTGCGCTGA
- a CDS encoding 3-keto-5-aminohexanoate cleavage protein, with the protein MLKACLNGGRGRDEHPAVPVTPADLAADAARCAGLGAGAVHVHPRDAAGRESLHPSVVAAALDAIRAAVPGLPVGVSTGDWIEPDPAARVAAVRAWTVLPDFASVNAHEPGAEAVAAALRERGVGVEAGLWTREAVEAYKGWRVPAGRILVECMADDPAVAVADAADILAALPAPAAGAPPVLLHAEGPATWPVLAEAVRRGLHSRIGLEDTLRLPDGELAPGNAELVAAAVAAGAR; encoded by the coding sequence GTGCTGAAGGCGTGCCTCAACGGCGGCCGGGGGCGTGACGAGCACCCGGCGGTGCCGGTCACCCCGGCCGACCTGGCCGCCGACGCGGCCCGCTGCGCGGGGCTCGGCGCCGGGGCGGTGCACGTGCACCCCCGGGACGCCGCCGGCCGCGAGTCCCTGCACCCGTCGGTGGTCGCCGCCGCGCTGGACGCGATCCGGGCCGCCGTTCCGGGGCTGCCGGTCGGGGTGAGCACCGGGGATTGGATCGAACCGGATCCGGCCGCCCGGGTGGCGGCGGTCCGCGCCTGGACGGTCCTGCCGGACTTCGCCTCCGTCAACGCGCACGAGCCCGGCGCGGAGGCGGTCGCCGCGGCGCTGCGGGAACGGGGCGTCGGCGTGGAGGCGGGGCTCTGGACGCGCGAGGCGGTCGAGGCGTACAAGGGCTGGCGGGTGCCGGCGGGGCGGATCCTGGTCGAGTGCATGGCCGACGATCCCGCGGTGGCGGTGGCCGACGCGGCCGACATCCTCGCCGCGTTGCCGGCCCCGGCCGCCGGGGCCCCGCCGGTGCTCCTGCACGCCGAGGGCCCGGCGACCTGGCCGGTCCTGGCCGAGGCGGTCCGTCGGGGCCTGCACAGCCGGATCGGCCTGGAGGACACGCTGCGGCTGCCCGACGGGGAGCTCGCGCCCGGCAACGCCGAACTGGTGGCGGCGGCGGTGGCCGCCGGCGCCCGCTGA
- a CDS encoding regulatory protein RecX produces the protein MAGRRARTGRGWDASPSRAGDDTAAPRARRGRRGRIEESDPEAPPAAPRDEGELAREICLRQLAVRPRTRAELAGALAKRGISEEVSAEVLDRYDEVGIIDDAAFARAWVSSRHAGRGLARRALANELRQRGVDGEVASEALGELDEETEAETARALVERKLRTARGEPDAVFRRLVAMLARKGYPPGVAIRAVKDALAAQSAEAAEFAEQIDADALADAEGELDRDGRAAG, from the coding sequence GTGGCAGGACGACGTGCCCGCACGGGGCGGGGCTGGGACGCCAGTCCGTCCCGCGCGGGCGACGACACCGCGGCGCCCCGGGCCCGGCGGGGCCGCCGTGGCCGCATCGAGGAATCCGACCCGGAAGCGCCTCCCGCCGCCCCGCGCGACGAGGGAGAGCTGGCGCGGGAGATCTGCCTGCGCCAGCTCGCCGTCCGGCCGCGCACCCGGGCCGAGCTGGCCGGCGCGCTGGCGAAGCGGGGGATCTCCGAGGAGGTCTCGGCGGAGGTGCTCGACCGCTACGACGAGGTCGGCATCATCGACGACGCCGCCTTCGCGCGGGCCTGGGTGTCCAGCCGGCACGCCGGCCGGGGCCTGGCCCGTCGGGCGCTCGCCAACGAGCTGCGCCAGCGTGGCGTCGACGGCGAGGTCGCCAGCGAGGCCCTCGGCGAGCTCGACGAGGAGACCGAGGCCGAAACCGCCCGCGCGCTGGTCGAGCGGAAGCTGCGCACCGCCCGGGGCGAGCCGGACGCGGTCTTCCGGCGGCTGGTGGCCATGCTCGCCCGCAAGGGCTATCCGCCCGGCGTGGCGATCCGGGCGGTGAAGGACGCGCTGGCCGCCCAGAGCGCCGAGGCGGCCGAGTTCGCCGAGCAGATCGACGCCGACGCGCTCGCCGACGCCGAGGGCGAGCTCGATCGCGACGGTCGCGCCGCCGGGTGA